A window from Chitinophaga filiformis encodes these proteins:
- a CDS encoding MBL fold metallo-hydrolase — protein sequence MELTITGYSTALFSTWYFVEELGLLLDAGDGVMSSLLQKSRKINHAFISHADRDHLTGLLQFNQLNAREGYPVIHYPKDSRSFPYMQAFFQQFDPYAVGTLWEPVSPGDEIRVKDDILVIPVRNGHVPVPPEIIRSLGFKVMQTKRKLRPELAGLSGEEIRRIGLEQGKEATTMEVRTNILSYSGDTPVEDLTQWNDTKILIHEATFLEREEEIKVYAHKNKHSRLDEVIEMVSGSNIEQLILGHFSSRYAAEQIDSAIRQLCNRYALNIPVFRILPGETVVDVLGGKPVNA from the coding sequence ATGGAACTAACGATCACAGGTTATTCTACCGCTTTATTTTCTACCTGGTATTTCGTTGAAGAGCTGGGACTCTTGCTGGATGCAGGAGATGGTGTGATGTCCTCTTTACTGCAGAAAAGCAGGAAGATCAATCATGCCTTTATCTCACATGCGGACAGAGATCATCTTACCGGATTGCTGCAATTCAACCAGCTGAATGCCCGGGAAGGATACCCCGTTATTCACTATCCGAAAGATTCCCGGTCTTTTCCTTATATGCAGGCCTTCTTTCAGCAGTTTGATCCTTATGCAGTAGGAACATTATGGGAGCCCGTATCGCCGGGAGATGAGATCCGTGTAAAGGATGATATCTTAGTGATACCAGTGCGTAACGGCCATGTACCGGTACCACCGGAAATTATCAGGAGCCTCGGCTTTAAGGTGATGCAGACAAAGCGTAAACTCAGACCTGAGTTAGCCGGACTGTCGGGAGAGGAGATCCGCAGAATAGGACTGGAACAAGGAAAAGAAGCTACCACTATGGAGGTGCGGACGAATATACTCAGCTATTCCGGTGATACGCCGGTGGAAGATCTTACACAATGGAATGATACTAAGATCCTTATTCATGAGGCGACTTTCCTCGAAAGGGAAGAAGAGATCAAAGTATATGCACACAAGAATAAGCACAGCAGACTGGATGAAGTGATAGAAATGGTGAGCGGAAGTAATATTGAACAACTGATATTGGGACATTTTTCCTCACGATATGCTGCAGAACAGATCGATAGTGCGATCAGGCAGTTGTGTAACAGGTATGCATTGAATATTCCTGTGTTCAGGATATTGCCGGGAGAAACAGTGGTGGATGTGCTGGGAGGAAAACCAGTGAATGCGTAG
- a CDS encoding porin family protein has product MRKGIFIMFLLLNAAALKAQRNFMQENRVRLGFKLDPTVVWLQPQESGVDRNASRAGVSFGIMADFLLDESGRYAIASGLQVSTTGSTLKYEANKGLEDYKQIPAEYKLKLTYVEVPFALKLKTDTDNGLGLWGQFGTYLSFPVRGRADIISLQANDDKVNILRTITPINMGMLIGAGVEYPLGDRLTAMAGLSYRNGFIDVTRNGKWEDGKVNMNSFALNLGLFF; this is encoded by the coding sequence ATGAGGAAAGGAATATTCATCATGTTTTTGTTACTAAATGCAGCCGCATTGAAAGCTCAGCGCAACTTTATGCAGGAAAACAGGGTGCGGCTGGGTTTTAAACTGGACCCTACAGTTGTCTGGCTGCAACCCCAGGAATCAGGTGTGGACCGCAATGCTTCCCGCGCCGGCGTCAGCTTTGGCATTATGGCAGACTTTCTGCTGGACGAAAGCGGGCGTTATGCCATCGCCTCCGGTTTACAGGTGTCGACCACAGGGAGTACATTGAAATATGAAGCCAATAAGGGACTGGAAGATTATAAACAGATCCCGGCAGAATATAAGCTGAAACTCACGTATGTAGAGGTGCCCTTCGCACTGAAACTAAAAACAGACACAGACAATGGACTGGGGCTCTGGGGACAGTTCGGAACCTATCTGAGCTTCCCTGTACGAGGCAGGGCGGATATTATCAGCCTGCAGGCAAACGACGACAAAGTGAACATATTAAGGACCATTACACCCATCAATATGGGTATGCTGATCGGCGCCGGTGTTGAATATCCGCTGGGCGACAGGCTGACCGCTATGGCGGGCCTCAGCTACCGGAACGGGTTCATTGATGTGACCCGGAATGGAAAATGGGAGGATGGCAAGGTAAATATGAATAGCTTTGCATTAAATCTGGGATTATTCTTTTAA
- a CDS encoding zeta toxin family protein — translation MSSSTKRMRIFAGPNGSGKSTIIYDIKKNFYSGFYLNADDIQKACSEKGFINLGDYQLNIRTTAFEEYLSTSSLREKSEKDGYQVDLKLQNNVITTGKSTHAYEAALIAEFLRQQLISAGHSFSFETVMSHVSKLEILKQALDAGYRNYLYFIATDSVQINIDRVKERVRKGGHNVDEDKIIERYSRSLDLLSSVIPYTYRTFLIDNSRLSYRLIAEFERDKMLIHDQDIPNWLRIYVLEKMQLL, via the coding sequence ATGTCAAGTTCCACTAAGCGCATGCGTATTTTTGCAGGACCGAATGGATCTGGCAAAAGCACTATTATCTACGATATCAAAAAGAACTTCTATTCTGGATTCTACCTGAATGCAGATGACATTCAGAAAGCATGTAGCGAGAAAGGATTTATAAATCTGGGCGACTACCAGTTAAATATCCGTACCACTGCTTTCGAAGAGTATCTATCCACATCCTCTTTGAGAGAAAAATCTGAAAAAGATGGATATCAGGTTGATCTCAAACTTCAGAATAATGTAATTACCACCGGGAAGAGTACACATGCATATGAAGCCGCATTGATCGCTGAGTTTTTGAGACAACAGTTGATTTCTGCGGGACATTCGTTCTCGTTCGAAACGGTGATGTCTCATGTTTCCAAATTAGAGATTCTTAAACAAGCCCTGGACGCAGGATATAGAAACTACCTGTATTTTATTGCGACAGATTCTGTTCAGATAAATATTGACAGGGTAAAAGAAAGGGTAAGGAAAGGAGGGCATAATGTAGATGAAGACAAGATCATTGAAAGATATTCAAGATCTCTCGATTTACTGTCAAGCGTCATTCCTTACACTTATCGTACTTTTCTGATAGATAATTCCCGTTTAAGCTATCGCTTAATTGCAGAATTTGAAAGGGATAAAATGTTGATACATGATCAGGATATTCCTAATTGGCTGCGTATTTACGTCCTGGAGAAAATGCAGTTACTATAA
- the apaG gene encoding Co2+/Mg2+ efflux protein ApaG, producing MVKKVTDGITISVETFYQPDYSNPIGSEFMFAYRITIENNNTFPIKLLRRHWYIIDSNGTHREVEGEGVVGVQPLLAPSESYQYVSGSNLRTEIGKMYGTYQMENQLNKKLFEVKIPEFQMIVPFKLN from the coding sequence ATGGTAAAAAAAGTAACAGACGGAATTACCATTAGCGTGGAGACATTTTATCAGCCGGACTATTCAAATCCGATTGGTAGTGAGTTTATGTTCGCCTACCGTATCACCATCGAGAATAACAATACTTTCCCAATCAAGCTCCTCCGCCGTCACTGGTACATTATAGACTCAAACGGTACGCATCGTGAAGTGGAAGGAGAAGGCGTAGTAGGTGTACAGCCGCTGCTCGCCCCATCTGAAAGCTATCAATATGTCTCGGGTTCCAATCTGCGTACAGAGATCGGTAAAATGTACGGTACTTACCAGATGGAAAATCAGCTCAACAAAAAGCTGTTCGAGGTCAAGATCCCCGAATTTCAGATGATTGTCCCTTTTAAGCTAAATTGA